The Ziziphus jujuba cultivar Dongzao chromosome 3, ASM3175591v1 region GTCCGTGCATTGCATACTCAGGTGCCATATATCCGCTGCCAAGAGAGTAGGTTTTAAGTAATTTACATGGAAGCGGCTTTCATTAAGTAATTAGTGTATCAAATGTAATGTATTTTAGAGACTTCAAATCATTTCTTAGAATATTCATTAAACAaagttcaaaattatatttgaaataaatgtgaaattattttatagaCAAATTTTATAaggatatatataacaaaacacAATCACTATCAAATACACTGCATTTTgtaaggaaaaaggaaaaaaaaaaaaaaaaaaagagatttggAAAAGTGAAGGAGTTCTGCTATTTTTCTATACTCAAGAAGAATTTatgttgaaataaaaatttaatttgactaATTCTTTTAAGATAAGGAAAACATCAATTAGATTGGAGACAAAATATACTAACTTCACAAAACAAGACATTAATCTGAGCTCCATTAATTGGTATGCACTTACTATGTTCCCACAATTCGACTTgttctttcttgagcttgatcAACTTTAGATAACCTTGCCATTCCAAAATCAGCAATTTTAGGGTTCATTTCTTCATCTAACAAAATATTACTTAATTTAAGATCACGGTGAATAATTTTAAGGCGAGAATCTTCATGAAGATAAAGGAGTCCTCGAGCAATGCCTCCTATAATTTTATAACGTTTACTCCAGTCTAAATCTCTTCGTTTGATTGGATCTGCATCAATAAATGAATAAGTTATATATAGATTGAATACATTCAGGCCGAGCAAATTAATGCAGAAATAAAGTACTATAccaaatataaattgattaagaCTTGCGTTGGGGACAAACTCATAGACAAGAAGCCTTTCACTTTCTCTTTCATCCAAAGAAAAACCAAAGAGCCTAACAAGATTCCGATGTTGGAGCTTGGCGACTAACTTAACCTCATTCTTAAACTCAAGATCACCCTGTTGGGATGTCTTAGAGAGCCTTTTCACGGCTATATACTGCCCATTAGATAGCCTTCCCTGAAAGTAAATGGAAAGATAAGttctaagaaaatatatatacttttttttctgGCAAAAGAGTTAAGAAGTTGCGACAGTTCAGATGAAATGATATTATAAGATAACCCATAGTTTTTCGTAGTTCCACTAGttaaacatttttgaatttaatttatttcctttattgtattattttgttCCTGAGATTGATCAGTACTTACTTTGTAAACAGCTCCAAATCCACCTTCACCAAGCTTATTTGCATCAGAAAAATCATCCGTTGCTGCTTTTATGGCCCCAAAGTCGAATTGCACACATTCCAACCCATCAATGTCCTCGGGAGCTTTaaattaagtgaaaaaaaatgaaaagttaaATTAACGTAAAAGACAATACAGAAAaggtttttgggttttttcttaaattgattaaaagaaaaagagagaggggaaaaaaaagaagaagaagaaagaaataaggAAATTAGCACCGCCTTATCGTAGCCGATCTAAACAGGAGGATGGAAATTTAAGGAAATGATTAACTTTCAAGTTTGTCACTAATGATGATGATCTGTATTAGTTTGATATATATTAGTTtgtacatttaattattttttaaactaaaacctTAATTTGTAAAAGTTAACTCAACTCAAAAGGTAGTTTATTGAATTAACATGTTAACCCCTAAGGTCATGATCCATCACGAAAaagacaaatattatttttctaaacttctaaaattaaatatatgaaaaaaattaaaaggggccacataaatttgaaagaaaaaaatttacacaattaaaaatcattttaaattgtgtttattttggtaatatttgcaTCTTTTTAggattaaatattgaaaaaatagaaattaacaatataaaaacaTCAGGAGTATACAAACCGAAGCCTTAGATTTACATACTCTGAAGCTTTTTCTTCGCTTTCCTCCTTTTGAAGAAAATGCATATGCCGAGTACAATGATGATAACGGCAGTCAAGACAACAACAATGATCACAACAGTTCGTTTTGTGTCACTCTTTCCtgaaaattcacaaatataaattttcttaattataattacaaaaagaatcacaaatatatttttatatgatcaGTAAAATTACGatccacaaaataaattaaaaaaaaaaaaaagtcttttacATACCTTCTGGTGGTGGTAGACCGCCGTATGCGGACACATTGTAGAAAGCACCATACTCATACCTGAGAGTACAGCTGGGTTTAAGAACTCTTCCTCCACTTTTTCCAGCACAACAACCTGGAATTTGCAAAGTAGAATTCACCAAGCAATCGTTACAATCTTGCTCGCTCAAATCTGGGGTGCACTGTACAAGTGCATATATGTCTTCAGCGTCTGGGACCTTTGTATTACCATATGCAAACTTTCTAAGAGAATCTCCCGATGAAGCTTTCCTTATTAGGTTTTCTAGCAAAGGATCGAGAGTCTTCTTGTACGCTTCCGCGCTGGCCGCTGATGGATTGGGGCTGGGCAGCAACCTGAATGGTGCCTCTTTCTTCATATAAAATATGGAGCTGTTGGAGTAGCGCACCAAACAGCGCTCGCCCCAAATGATCGCTTCCTTTCGGTTGGGACAATTCGTTAAAAGCCTTGTTGTCGTCTCGTTTATACAATCACGACACTCGTTTGGCACAACGTCTCCTCTGCAGAGCGCGATTGCGTTAACTTTGTCTGGGTTTTGTCCCAAGGAAGAATTGTAGAACCCATAATTGTTATTGGTTTCTGATATGAAGGAGGTGAGGAGGCTGTTGAGGTTTTGTTTGTAGATGGTGCTTGCATCGGTGAGATTGCCGTCTTCGGAAGTACAGTTCCAGCAGTACTCAGCTCTCTCTGTACAGCTATCTAATTGCGCAAAGTTGGCGGTGAATAAAAGGGGCATCAGAATTATTAtaggaaaaatgaagcaaaagaGTTTTGAAGAACAATCCATTATCTGAGAGAATGAGTGAGCGACCTTGAATTACAGCGGAAATAAAACTTGCACAAtcccttttttcattttatttttttattttttttatttttttaataattgatgaAATTTGTCAGTCAAATAAAACTTGGAAATATGTCAAACACGTAAAATAGGTGTTCGAAAATCCAAAACCACGTTCTAATTAGGGAAAATTTCTAGTAATCCTGGAGTACTGAAGGTTTTTGACATTTGGACATTTGTTACACATCATTTAACCGCTAAATGTGAAGTGTTATTCCTTCATTCACTTCCGTCCTTAGCCACCTGTCCCTTTCAAACGACAGAACAACTTCATCGCACCAATCTTTTGAAAACTGTTAAAACGGTGAAGAACTTGCTTAAGTACTCTTCTGGCATCAGATAGCAAACCCATTAAAatcttccaattttttttatttttgtcaattgAATCTTCCAATAAAAATCCCCCAAAAAccgaaatttaaaataattttgaaatgggGATTACAAGCTATCATTCATACAAAAATATCCAAAGATGTTTCCATGTTTGTACAAATAAAACACGAAGAAAAACAATTTCACCAAAAATCGCAACCCAGAAAACCcaaaataacagaaaaaagaacaaacccGGTTGAGGAAGGATTCCGGCAGTGATTTGGTCTGTATGACCATATTTTCGTCCAAGCTCTGTAGTGTTAGAATCATACTTTGATATTTTTGTGCTTTACAATTAACTTAAGGTTCTTTCTGTGATTTTagattgacccaaaaaaaaaaaaaaaaacaaaaaacaaaaaacagagtTAGATCTGTCTTTTGAAAGAAGAGGAATTAGGGCTGGGAAGGGAAGGCAGCAAAAATACTTCACGgcgtttatttttatttagatgATGTGGTACGGATGTCCAAATGTCGAAAAGCTATAGGCAGGAGTACCCAATTTTCAGAACTCCGGGagtattagaaaattttcccATAATTAGATACTTGGACTTTTCCTCCCACTCACGAATAGTGGGCACCACCAAATGCCATGAAAATGAAGGCTCCCTAACAAGCCAGTGATATCTCGAACTttctgtcaaaaaaataaaaataaaaataataaatgattttgttgaaaaaaaaaaataatgtttataaaataatttttaaaaaatttaatttttgtaattttactgtattattttGGGAAGACCACTTAATCTCCACTAATAAGTAatatctagaaaaaaaaatattattttttcaataggaCTGCCACAGaaataacccttttttttttttttttgtgggattACACATCCAGTTTGTCAAATTCCATCATAATTTGGTCAATTCATAACCCTATTATATAgtattagcaaaaaaaaaaaaaaaaagggagaaaaaaggGGTGATTCTGTTCACAATATCAAACTCACTAATTGCACTACatttttagttatattttaatatttcaaaaatattctttaataaAAGATTACAGATACTCATAAATTCATAagcacaattaaaaataaagtaatatgTGTACTataatagagttttaaaaaaataataaaccttAATAGAGGCCATAATGAAGTTTAGGTTTGAAAATGTaagtattattctttttttaaaaatttatttgtttactctCTATGTGTGtgttctgttctttttttttttttttttttaactttcgtTCTATTTACTATTCAcactaattttttaattttcatcatgtaaattttgaatttgttggATATACGTAATCAAAATGATTTAAACTCATCTAAATTATACATAAGGGAGAAAATAATTGCTTTTGAATCcgaatgaaaatttaatgatatgTGAAGTCGTTCGATATGTATAACTAAGCCAAAAAATTTGAATCCATTTGAGTTTTGTAAACCAAACGACTTTAATTCTATTCgtattaaataaaactaataaaaatacaaagataTAAAAAGTTGATCTCATATATATAGTCTAGACAATTTGAATATTTCCAATTTATGTATACCATACAACTCTAATTCTATCCGGATCAGTTTATGTATACCCtatctaaattatataaacCAAATGGAAAATTGATGATATGTGAATTGGTTTgtctatatacatatttttattcttatatggTATATAAAACCT contains the following coding sequences:
- the LOC107405619 gene encoding cysteine-rich receptor-like protein kinase 26 isoform X2, with protein sequence MDCSSKLFCFIFPIIILMPLLFTANFAQLDSCTERAEYCWNCTSEDGNLTDASTIYKQNLNSLLTSFISETNNNYGFYNSSLGQNPDKVNAIALCRGDVVPNECRDCINETTTRLLTNCPNRKEAIIWGERCLVRYSNSSIFYMKKEAPFRLLPSPNPSAASAEAYKKTLDPLLENLIRKASSGDSLRKFAYGNTKVPDAEDIYALVQCTPDLSEQDCNDCLVNSTLQIPGCCAGKSGGRVLKPSCTLRYEYGAFYNVSAYGGLPPPEGKSDTKRTVVIIVVVLTAVIIIVLGICIFFKRRKAKKKLQTPEDIDGLECVQFDFGAIKAATDDFSDANKLGEGGFGAVYKGRLSNGQYIAVKRLSKTSQQGDLEFKNEVKLVAKLQHRNLVRLFGFSLDERESERLLVYEFVPNASLNQFIFDPIKRRDLDWSKRYKIIGGIARGLLYLHEDSRLKIIHRDLKLSNILLDEEMNPKIADFGMARLSKVDQAQERTSRIVGTYGYMAPEYAMHGQFSIKSDVYSFGVLLLEIISGQKNTSLDEEDNVEDLLNHAWMNWKEGTTLNIVDPTLRDGSASEIMRCIHIALLCVQENHVDRLTMNSVVAMLTSHSLTLSPPSHPPLFIHGSSKYDMPPASNRNFKLHQSDMMKSNMMSNSSNSAKEATSSSQSSQYLGPNINESNNN
- the LOC107405619 gene encoding cysteine-rich receptor-like protein kinase 26 isoform X1, producing the protein MDCSSKLFCFIFPIIILMPLLFTANFAQLDSCTERAEYCWNCTSEDGNLTDASTIYKQNLNSLLTSFISETNNNYGFYNSSLGQNPDKVNAIALCRGDVVPNECRDCINETTTRLLTNCPNRKEAIIWGERCLVRYSNSSIFYMKKEAPFRLLPSPNPSAASAEAYKKTLDPLLENLIRKASSGDSLRKFAYGNTKVPDAEDIYALVQCTPDLSEQDCNDCLVNSTLQIPGCCAGKSGGRVLKPSCTLRYEYGAFYNVSAYGGLPPPEGKSDTKRTVVIIVVVLTAVIIIVLGICIFFKRRKAKKKLQTPEDIDGLECVQFDFGAIKAATDDFSDANKLGEGGFGAVYKGRLSNGQYIAVKRLSKTSQQGDLEFKNEVKLVAKLQHRNLVRLFGFSLDERESERLLVYEFVPNASLNQFIFGIVLYFCINLLGLNVFNLYITYSFIDADPIKRRDLDWSKRYKIIGGIARGLLYLHEDSRLKIIHRDLKLSNILLDEEMNPKIADFGMARLSKVDQAQERTSRIVGTYGYMAPEYAMHGQFSIKSDVYSFGVLLLEIISGQKNTSLDEEDNVEDLLNHAWMNWKEGTTLNIVDPTLRDGSASEIMRCIHIALLCVQENHVDRLTMNSVVAMLTSHSLTLSPPSHPPLFIHGSSKYDMPPASNRNFKLHQSDMMKSNMMSNSSNSAKEATSSSQSSQYLGPNINESNNN